DNA from Borrelia sp. A-FGy1:
GAAATGGATTAGGGAAGCTAGATGAAAGAATAGTCAAGTTAGATGAGAAGGTAGAAAAAGTAAGAAGTGAGCTTAAGCTAGATATATCAAAGTTAGATGAGAAGGTAGAAAAAGTAAGAAGTGAACTTTCTGCAGAGATAAAGACAGTAAGAAGTGAACTTTCTTCAGAAATAAAGACAGTAAGAAGTGAACTTTCTGCAGAAATAAAGGGAGTAAGAAGTGATCTTTCTGCAGAAATAAAGGGAGTAAGAAGTGATCTTAAGGGAGATATATCAAAGTTAGATGAGAAGGTAGAAAAAGTAAGAAGTGATCTTAAGGGAGATATATCAAAGTTAGATGAGAAGGTAGAAAAAGTAAGAAGTGAGCTTAAAGGTGATATAGGCAAGTTAGATGAAAAAGTAGGCAAGTTAGATGAAAAAGTAGGCAAGTTAGATGAAAGGATAAATACAAATCATAAAGAACTTCAGGACTCAATAAGCAAATTAAGTAAAGAACTGCAGGACTCAAGAGTTGAATTTAGTAAAGAACTGCAGGACTCAAGAAGTGAATTTAGTAAATATATAAAAAGCTTGATATATCCATTTTATTGGATATTAGGAATATTTATTCCATCAATAATAGGAATGTTTTTATATTTACTGCAAAAATAGCAACTAGTGTAAATATTTTTTGTAAAGGAGAATTCTTTGTTTTCTTTAGTGAAAAAAGGTTTACAGGTGCATATCTTTTTCTTCTCCTTTGTAATTAGTTCTTGCTTCATACATTTCATAGATAGATAGATATTCTTGCTTAAAGATAATTTTATTTTTGATTTCTTTTAAGTTGTCCTTTATAAGAGATTTAATTTTTTCAAACTTTTCTTGACTAAATTTGTTTTTT
Protein-coding regions in this window:
- a CDS encoding apolipoprotein A1/A4/E family protein, with product NGLGKLDERIVKLDEKVEKVRSELKLDISKLDEKVEKVRSELSAEIKTVRSELSSEIKTVRSELSAEIKGVRSDLSAEIKGVRSDLKGDISKLDEKVEKVRSDLKGDISKLDEKVEKVRSELKGDIGKLDEKVGKLDEKVGKLDERINTNHKELQDSISKLSKELQDSRVEFSKELQDSRSEFSKYIKSLIYPFYWILGIFIPSIIGMFLYLLQK